tatagtagtagtaaaattatcaaaatttttgttattgaaataaaattattaaccatTCGCTCGTCGTGGTCGTTGACGCTGGCTTGGGGTTGAACATTGTGGACCATCTCTCTCAGAATTCCCTagaaaaatatagttattaCAATGATTTAACTACAGGATAATACACCTTACAATACAAACCTAATTACTACTTGCTTATCGCTAGGcctagtaaaaataaaataaaaagctgttttttatttattaattaagaagTACTTACTAATAGCAGCCTCACTAGATAGTGTGggctccacagcctctgcagcaggcatctgctccacagcctctgcagcaggcatctgctccacagcctctgcagcaggcttctgctccacagcctctgcagcaggcgtcTGCTCCACAGCCCCTGCAGCAGGCatctgctccacagcctctgcagcaggcatctgctccacagcctctgcagcaggcatctgctccacagcctctgcagcaggcatctgctccacagcctctgcagcaggcgtctgctccacagcctctgcagcaggcatctgctccacagcctctgcagcaggcgtctgctccacagcctctgcagcaggcgtctgctccacagcctctgcagcaggcgtctgctccacagcctctgcagcaggcgtctgctccacagcctctgcagcaggcgtctgctccacagcctctgcagcaggcgtcGGCTCCACAGCTTCTGCAGCAGGcgtctgctccacagcctctgcagcaggcatctgctccacagcctctgcagcaggcatctgctccacagcctctgcagcaggcgtctgctccacagcctctgcagcaggcatctgctccacagcctctgcagcaggcgtcGGCTCCACAGCTTCTGCAGCAGGcgtctgctccacagcctctgcagcaggcatctgctccacagcctctgcagcaggcatctgctccacagcctctgcagcaggcgtctgctccacagcctctgcagcaggcatctgctccacagcctctgcagcaggcaTCTGCTCCACAGGCTGTGTCCCCTCTAGAAGGCTGTCGTCAAGCCATTCAACCTCCATTATCTGCTCATCATAAGTAGAGGTTGAGGGCTTAGGAGGCACCGGAGGCTGTGAGGTGTGTACAGCCACAGCTCCAGACATTGATGGCTGGGAAGTTGGTGGGTCACCAAGTGACAATATCtgaagaaataattttcttttcaatatgcGTAAAGA
The DNA window shown above is from Helicoverpa armigera isolate CAAS_96S chromosome 25, ASM3070526v1, whole genome shotgun sequence and carries:
- the LOC135118717 gene encoding uncharacterized protein LOC135118717 isoform X1 — translated: MPAAEAVEQMPAAGAVEQTPAAEAVEQKPAAEAVEQMPAAEAVEQMPAAEAVEPTLSSEAAIRNSERDGPQCSTPSQRQRPRRANVRREESIPRWAYDLELRRIEVETRLTEAVEGILGVLRDIRDDYRRQTNRE
- the LOC135118717 gene encoding uncharacterized protein LOC135118717 isoform X2, with protein sequence MPAAEAVEQMPAAGAVEQTPAAEAVEQKPAAEAVEQMPAAEAVEQMPAAEAVEPTLSSEAAIRNSERDGPQCSTPSQRQRPRRANERSQYLVGPMTWN